The Nocardia sp. XZ_19_385 genome window below encodes:
- a CDS encoding cytochrome P450 — translation MAAPSFPAGFDFTDPELWEQRSPVEEFALLRRTAPVWWNAQPDATSGGFRDGGYWVVSRHEDVKEISRNSELYSAQRKGAIIRLPNDTTPEQMELTGALLVNMDPPKHSKTRRIVSKGFTPRAVEGLRAALTERAARIVHEAKRSGGGDFVQQVACELPLQAIAELLGVPDVDRRKLFDWSNSTLNYDDPEYGDANMAFAEIIGYAWNMAEQRRACPVGDIVSTLVHAGLDGEALGSDEFGFFVVLLVIAGNETTRNAITHGMKAFIDHPEQWELYKEQRPKTAADEIVRWATPVNAFQRTATADVELGGARIKAGERLGLFYSSANFDEHAFADPFTFDVLRDPNPHVGFGGTGAHYCVGANLARLEIDLMFNAIADAMPDITEVAEPVRLRSGWINGIKSWQVRYE, via the coding sequence ATGGCGGCTCCGTCTTTTCCGGCCGGTTTCGATTTCACCGACCCCGAATTGTGGGAACAGAGAAGTCCCGTCGAAGAATTCGCGTTGCTGCGCCGCACCGCTCCGGTGTGGTGGAACGCGCAACCCGATGCGACCTCGGGTGGTTTCCGGGACGGCGGCTACTGGGTGGTCAGCCGGCACGAGGACGTGAAAGAGATCTCCCGGAACTCGGAGCTGTATTCCGCGCAGCGCAAAGGCGCGATCATCCGGCTGCCGAACGACACCACCCCCGAACAGATGGAGCTCACCGGCGCGCTGCTGGTGAATATGGATCCGCCGAAGCATTCCAAGACCCGGCGGATCGTCTCCAAAGGATTCACCCCGCGCGCGGTGGAGGGCCTGCGGGCGGCGCTGACCGAACGCGCCGCCCGCATCGTGCACGAGGCGAAACGTTCCGGCGGCGGCGATTTCGTGCAGCAGGTGGCGTGCGAACTGCCGTTGCAGGCGATCGCGGAGCTGCTCGGGGTGCCCGATGTGGATCGGCGCAAGCTGTTCGACTGGTCGAATTCCACCCTGAACTACGACGACCCGGAGTACGGCGACGCGAATATGGCATTCGCTGAAATCATCGGCTACGCCTGGAACATGGCCGAGCAGCGCCGGGCCTGCCCAGTCGGGGATATCGTCAGCACGCTGGTACATGCGGGGCTGGACGGGGAGGCGCTCGGGTCCGACGAATTCGGGTTCTTCGTGGTGCTGCTGGTGATTGCAGGCAATGAAACGACACGCAATGCCATCACGCACGGAATGAAAGCCTTCATCGATCACCCCGAGCAATGGGAGCTCTACAAGGAGCAGCGGCCCAAGACCGCCGCCGATGAGATCGTGCGCTGGGCCACGCCGGTGAACGCCTTCCAGCGGACCGCGACCGCGGACGTGGAACTGGGCGGAGCGCGGATCAAGGCGGGGGAGCGGCTCGGGTTGTTCTACAGCTCGGCGAATTTCGACGAGCACGCCTTCGCGGACCCGTTCACCTTCGATGTCCTGCGCGACCCCAATCCGCACGTGGGCTTCGGCGGCACCGGTGCGCACTACTGCGTCGGCGCGAATCTCGCCCGCCTGGAAATCGATCTGATGTTCAACGCCATCGCCGACGCCATGCCCGACATCACCGAAGTCGCGGAGCCGGTGCGGCTGCGCTCCGGGTGGATCAACGGCATCAAGAGCTGGCAAGTCCGCTACGAGTAG
- a CDS encoding cytochrome P450, producing the protein MTLVKPRRVSLRDASGPEPEHGHLDEFREDPIGLMRRVREECGNVGAFDLAGKRVILLSGAEANEFFFRSGDEDLDQGAAYPFMKPIFGDGVVFDAPPERRKEMLHNSALRAEQMRGHAATIAREVEQMLESWGDAGEIDLLDFFAELTIYTSSACLIGKKFRNQLDGRFARLYHDLERGTDALAYVDPYAPIESFQRRDAARVELVALVQEIMDGRKANPPAGKDDRDMLDVLVSVPGDDGEPRFSASEITGIFISMMFAGHHTTSGTAAWTVIELLRHPELMRTVVTELDDLYADGSDISFGALRQIPNLEATLKETLRLHPPLIILMRVARGDFEVCGHRIEEGDLVAATPAVSNRLAEDFPAPDAFDPGRYIDPNQADLVNRWTWIPFGAGRHRCVGAAFALMQLKAIFSILLRDWEFEMAQPSESYRNDHSKMVVQLQQPCTVRYRRRK; encoded by the coding sequence ATGACCCTGGTCAAACCCCGCCGTGTTTCCTTGCGTGACGCGTCCGGGCCGGAGCCGGAGCACGGCCACCTCGACGAATTCCGCGAGGATCCCATCGGTCTCATGCGCCGCGTGCGCGAGGAGTGCGGCAATGTCGGTGCTTTCGACCTCGCCGGGAAACGCGTAATTCTGCTCTCCGGGGCCGAGGCGAACGAATTCTTCTTCCGGTCCGGCGACGAGGATCTGGATCAGGGGGCGGCTTATCCGTTCATGAAGCCGATTTTCGGCGACGGCGTGGTTTTCGACGCGCCTCCGGAACGCCGGAAGGAAATGCTGCACAACTCGGCGCTGCGGGCGGAGCAGATGCGCGGGCACGCGGCGACTATTGCCCGCGAGGTCGAGCAGATGCTCGAAAGCTGGGGTGACGCCGGTGAAATCGATCTGCTCGATTTCTTCGCCGAGTTGACCATCTACACGTCCTCGGCCTGCCTGATCGGCAAGAAGTTCCGCAACCAGCTCGACGGCCGCTTCGCCCGGCTCTACCACGATCTGGAACGCGGCACCGACGCCCTCGCCTACGTGGACCCGTACGCGCCGATCGAGAGCTTCCAGCGGCGCGATGCCGCGCGGGTCGAACTCGTCGCTCTCGTTCAGGAGATCATGGACGGCCGCAAGGCCAATCCGCCGGCGGGCAAGGACGATCGGGACATGCTCGACGTGCTCGTCTCGGTGCCCGGCGACGACGGCGAACCCCGGTTCAGCGCCAGCGAGATCACCGGCATCTTCATCTCCATGATGTTCGCCGGCCACCACACCACCTCCGGCACCGCCGCCTGGACGGTGATCGAACTGCTGCGCCACCCGGAGTTGATGCGCACGGTGGTCACCGAGCTCGACGACCTCTACGCCGACGGCTCCGACATCAGTTTCGGTGCGCTCCGCCAGATTCCGAACCTGGAAGCGACGCTGAAGGAGACGCTGCGGCTGCATCCGCCGTTGATCATCCTGATGCGGGTGGCGCGCGGGGACTTCGAGGTGTGCGGGCATCGCATCGAGGAGGGCGACCTGGTCGCAGCCACTCCCGCGGTGTCGAATCGGCTCGCCGAGGACTTCCCGGCTCCCGACGCCTTCGACCCGGGCCGCTACATCGACCCCAATCAGGCGGATCTGGTCAATCGGTGGACCTGGATTCCGTTCGGCGCCGGCCGGCACCGGTGTGTGGGGGCCGCGTTCGCGCTCATGCAGTTGAAGGCGATCTTCTCGATCCTGCTGCGGGACTGGGAGTTCGAGATGGCACAGCCGTCGGAGAGCTACCGCAACGATCACTCGAAGATGGTGGTGCAGTTGCAGCAACCTTGCACCGTGCGCTATCGCCGACGGAAATAA
- a CDS encoding MFS transporter: MTQTLPAQTPPLPAPAAAPALDPRRTFAILAVILTGQFMAVLDSSIVNVAIPSIRSDLNTSGSALQLIVAGYVIAYAVLLVTGARLGDRFSQRRAFIAGLILFTIASLACGLAWNETSLIVFRFVQGVGAAAMVPQVMTLIQREFTGNARTKALSMYSAIISGGVVAGQVLGGLIVNLDLFETSWRGVFLVNVPIGVALLVLAPRVLPAGGPRFQRKVDVPGLVTLTASVLLLVLPLVLGHEQDWPLWSWILLGASVFGFAGFVLIERWVAARGGAPLFAQRALRAPGLLLTAATLFVIMATFGGWMFVMAIHLQSTLGYSALHAGLLFIPMGLTFAVASLRWDRIPARFHASMIPGGLVLAAASMVTLGMLLRDGSDFGPVGWMLFGLMGVGNGLAFSPLMTRTLAKVPMELAADASGILVTNVQLGVVVGIAVFGTVFLGLAGTTTLSAAHALGGTAIAEGITVLIAAALGARAAR, encoded by the coding sequence ATGACACAGACTTTGCCGGCGCAGACCCCGCCGCTGCCAGCCCCGGCGGCAGCGCCCGCGCTGGATCCCCGGCGCACCTTCGCCATTCTCGCCGTCATCCTCACCGGTCAGTTCATGGCGGTGCTCGACTCGTCCATCGTCAATGTCGCGATTCCTTCCATTCGCAGCGATCTGAACACCAGCGGTTCCGCGTTGCAGTTGATCGTGGCCGGGTATGTCATCGCCTATGCCGTGCTGCTGGTGACCGGCGCGCGCCTCGGTGACCGGTTCTCGCAACGCCGGGCGTTCATCGCCGGGCTCATCCTGTTCACGATTGCCTCGCTGGCCTGCGGTCTGGCCTGGAACGAGACCTCGCTCATCGTGTTTCGGTTCGTACAGGGCGTGGGTGCGGCGGCCATGGTGCCGCAGGTGATGACGTTGATTCAGCGCGAATTCACCGGCAACGCCCGGACCAAGGCACTGAGCATGTACTCGGCGATCATCTCCGGCGGTGTGGTGGCCGGGCAGGTGCTCGGCGGGCTGATCGTGAACCTGGACCTGTTCGAAACCAGCTGGCGCGGAGTGTTTCTGGTGAACGTCCCGATCGGTGTGGCCCTGCTGGTGCTCGCGCCGCGCGTCCTGCCCGCCGGTGGGCCGCGTTTCCAGCGCAAGGTCGACGTGCCCGGCCTGGTGACGCTGACGGCGTCGGTGCTGCTGCTGGTGCTGCCGCTGGTGCTGGGTCACGAACAGGATTGGCCGCTGTGGTCGTGGATTCTGCTGGGCGCCAGCGTGTTCGGGTTCGCCGGATTCGTGCTGATCGAGCGATGGGTCGCGGCGCGCGGCGGGGCTCCGCTGTTCGCGCAGCGGGCGTTGCGGGCGCCGGGGCTGTTGCTCACGGCCGCAACGTTGTTCGTGATCATGGCGACGTTCGGTGGCTGGATGTTCGTGATGGCGATCCACCTGCAGAGCACGCTCGGATACAGCGCGCTGCACGCGGGGCTGTTGTTCATTCCGATGGGGTTGACCTTCGCGGTGGCGAGTCTGCGGTGGGACCGGATCCCGGCGCGGTTCCACGCGTCGATGATTCCCGGCGGACTGGTGCTGGCCGCGGCGTCGATGGTGACGTTGGGGATGCTGCTGCGGGACGGGTCGGATTTCGGTCCGGTGGGCTGGATGCTGTTCGGGCTCATGGGTGTCGGTAACGGGCTGGCGTTCAGTCCGCTGATGACGCGGACGCTGGCCAAGGTGCCGATGGAGTTGGCCGCCGATGCCAGCGGGATTCTGGTGACCAATGTGCAGCTCGGGGTCGTGGTCGGGATCGCGGTGTTCGGGACGGTGTTCCTGGGCTTGGCCGGAACCACCACGTTGTCGGCGGCGCACGCGCTCGGCGGGACGGCGATCGCCGAGGGGATCACGGTGCTGATCGCGGCAGCCTTGGGAGCTCGCGCCGCACGCTGA
- a CDS encoding HEAT repeat domain-containing protein produces the protein MNPADARLLKDGDLATREENLRRLLAQAEDGDTAAKEALRALVRDYPDYHRALYSRALNRADVFGDDTLRAPLLAALADTRYNCQAWAAMGCAELGFRDAVPGLVAMLDHSQEMAREQAVIALGELGDESVVPALTPLLGDPIAGMRERAAEALGMIGGDAALAALWDEFENRRYYRIGYIASALSTFTPDIIPRLCEAADSADADQRYWAAVALGSTGDDRAVPTLERLMAHDRGSTVFDGMVNVAAKKGLRTLRRIQAAIAARES, from the coding sequence GTGAACCCAGCTGATGCGCGACTCCTCAAAGACGGCGATCTCGCGACCCGCGAGGAGAACCTGCGGCGCCTGCTCGCGCAGGCCGAGGACGGCGACACAGCCGCCAAGGAAGCACTGCGCGCGCTGGTCCGCGACTACCCCGACTACCACCGGGCGCTGTACAGCCGGGCGTTGAACCGGGCCGACGTCTTCGGCGACGACACGTTGCGGGCACCGCTGCTCGCCGCACTCGCCGACACTCGGTACAACTGCCAGGCGTGGGCGGCGATGGGCTGCGCGGAGCTCGGCTTCCGTGACGCGGTTCCCGGCCTGGTCGCGATGCTGGATCACTCGCAGGAGATGGCTCGCGAACAGGCGGTGATCGCGCTGGGCGAGCTCGGTGACGAATCGGTCGTGCCGGCGCTTACTCCCCTGTTGGGGGACCCGATCGCGGGAATGCGCGAGCGGGCCGCCGAGGCACTGGGCATGATCGGCGGGGACGCGGCCCTGGCCGCACTGTGGGACGAATTCGAGAACCGCCGGTATTACCGCATCGGCTATATCGCCAGCGCGTTGTCCACCTTCACTCCGGACATCATCCCGCGGCTGTGCGAGGCCGCCGACAGCGCCGACGCCGACCAGCGCTACTGGGCGGCTGTCGCGCTCGGTTCGACCGGCGACGATCGTGCCGTACCGACCCTGGAACGGCTGATGGCCCACGACCGGGGTTCAACGGTTTTCGACGGCATGGTCAACGTCGCCGCGAAGAAGGGCCTGCGCACGCTACGACGAATTCAGGCTGCGATCGCAGCCCGCGAGTCCTGA
- a CDS encoding class I SAM-dependent methyltransferase encodes MLSNPGEPETDVPVQRWQDIPGWFTWRDAQEEAVAHFPAGSTFVEVGNYLGRSLCSLAEVVADSGKTCTVVGVDTCRGSGPEGERGVNAHGPAVSAGGGTFAGLLHRNLIACGFADQVLIVVGDSESTAALFADASLTWVHIDARHDYDSVKADIAAWQPKIRPGGWLSGDDYIPSAWPGVVAAVDELLPRAQPWSAIQWRWVNE; translated from the coding sequence ATGCTGTCGAATCCGGGCGAACCCGAAACCGATGTCCCCGTACAGCGTTGGCAGGACATACCCGGCTGGTTCACCTGGCGAGATGCTCAGGAAGAAGCGGTCGCACATTTTCCCGCGGGGAGTACTTTCGTCGAAGTCGGCAACTATCTCGGCCGCAGCCTGTGCTCCCTGGCGGAAGTCGTTGCCGACAGCGGTAAAACCTGCACTGTCGTGGGCGTCGACACTTGTCGCGGTAGTGGACCGGAGGGCGAGCGTGGCGTCAACGCGCACGGCCCCGCGGTTTCCGCCGGCGGCGGCACCTTCGCCGGGCTGCTCCATCGCAACCTCATCGCGTGCGGCTTCGCCGACCAGGTCCTGATCGTGGTCGGCGATTCCGAGTCCACCGCGGCCTTGTTCGCCGATGCCTCGTTGACGTGGGTGCACATCGACGCCCGGCACGACTACGACAGCGTGAAGGCCGACATCGCGGCCTGGCAGCCGAAAATCCGGCCTGGGGGCTGGTTGTCGGGTGACGACTACATTCCCTCCGCATGGCCGGGCGTCGTCGCCGCGGTAGACGAACTGCTGCCACGAGCGCAGCCCTGGTCGGCTATCCAGTGGCGCTGGGTCAACGAGTGA
- a CDS encoding NADH:flavin oxidoreductase, with product MTSVVDTTRIRRLLDRPFTVGDLTVSNRVVMAPMTRNMSPEGVPGPNVAEYYARRAANNVGLIVTEGTYINRAAAGAYDNVPLFYGEQALAGWAQVAEQVHLAGGRIIPQLWHTGVARTATEPPAESPSAVGLSGEPTGKAMTQRDIDDTVAAFAEAAAAAERLGFDGVELHGAHGYLIDSFLWSGTNQRTDGYGGDPASRARFAVEIVEAVRAAVSPGFPVFFRLSQWKSGNYQAKIADSAGELDQILTPLVEAGVDAFHASTRRYWLPEFDGSDLNLAGWVKKLTGKATVTVGSVGLDQEFVGAAGWQKQAGVASIDQLLDRLERDEFDFVAVGRALLANPDWVTKALQGRLDETIAFDRAVLKSLH from the coding sequence ATGACCTCGGTAGTAGACACCACCCGGATCCGGCGGTTGCTGGATCGGCCGTTCACGGTCGGCGATCTGACCGTTTCGAACCGGGTCGTGATGGCGCCGATGACTCGCAATATGTCGCCGGAGGGCGTTCCGGGGCCCAACGTCGCCGAGTACTACGCCCGCCGGGCAGCCAACAACGTGGGTCTCATCGTCACCGAGGGCACCTACATCAACCGGGCCGCGGCCGGGGCTTACGACAACGTGCCGCTCTTCTACGGTGAGCAGGCCCTAGCCGGTTGGGCGCAGGTGGCCGAGCAGGTCCACCTCGCCGGCGGCCGGATCATTCCGCAGCTGTGGCACACGGGCGTGGCGCGCACCGCAACCGAGCCGCCCGCCGAAAGCCCGTCCGCGGTCGGGCTGAGCGGCGAACCGACCGGAAAAGCCATGACGCAGCGCGATATCGACGACACGGTCGCCGCGTTCGCCGAAGCGGCGGCCGCCGCGGAGCGCCTCGGCTTCGACGGTGTCGAACTGCATGGCGCACACGGCTATTTGATCGACAGCTTCCTCTGGAGCGGCACCAACCAGCGCACCGATGGCTACGGCGGCGACCCCGCGTCGAGGGCGCGGTTCGCCGTGGAGATCGTGGAGGCCGTGCGGGCCGCCGTGTCCCCCGGTTTCCCCGTCTTCTTCCGCCTCTCCCAGTGGAAGTCGGGCAACTACCAGGCCAAGATCGCGGACAGCGCGGGTGAGCTGGATCAGATCCTGACACCGCTGGTCGAGGCGGGCGTCGACGCCTTCCACGCCTCCACCCGCCGGTACTGGCTGCCCGAATTCGACGGCAGCGACCTCAATTTGGCCGGTTGGGTCAAGAAACTCACCGGCAAGGCGACGGTGACCGTCGGCTCGGTCGGGCTGGACCAGGAGTTCGTCGGCGCCGCCGGCTGGCAGAAGCAGGCCGGTGTGGCGAGCATCGATCAGTTGCTCGATCGCCTCGAACGCGACGAGTTCGACTTCGTCGCCGTCGGCCGGGCGCTGCTGGCCAATCCCGACTGGGTCACCAAGGCGCTGCAGGGCCGTCTCGACGAGACGATCGCCTTCGACCGTGCGGTGCTGAAGTCCCTGCACTGA
- a CDS encoding MarR family winged helix-turn-helix transcriptional regulator — MPHSSPSASPTATDVMATLAEFCRVYQQDFLAAAQRLDLTFSQAKLVCLLAEPRPMRDLAEDLSCDASNITLLIDRLEQRGLVERHIDQADRRVKKVVATTEGTAIAQQLRDQMHGVRAALESLSPARRRSLQGILEQLHAHLMSSPN; from the coding sequence GTGCCGCACTCCTCGCCCTCGGCCTCACCGACCGCCACCGACGTCATGGCGACCCTCGCGGAGTTCTGCCGCGTCTACCAACAGGACTTCCTGGCCGCGGCCCAGCGCTTGGACCTGACCTTCAGCCAAGCCAAGCTCGTCTGCCTGCTCGCCGAACCGCGGCCGATGCGCGATCTGGCCGAAGACCTGTCCTGTGACGCATCGAATATCACCCTGCTCATCGACCGGCTGGAGCAACGTGGACTCGTAGAGCGCCACATCGACCAGGCCGACCGCCGGGTGAAAAAGGTCGTCGCCACCACCGAGGGCACCGCCATCGCCCAGCAGCTGCGCGACCAGATGCACGGCGTCCGTGCGGCACTGGAATCCTTGAGCCCGGCGCGCCGGCGCAGCCTGCAGGGCATCCTCGAACAGCTGCATGCGCATCTGATGAGCAGTCCGAACTAA
- a CDS encoding HAD family phosphatase yields the protein MTIPQVVLFDLFGVIARDQSEAGKHRLLEAAGRVHPSEFWPTYWAHRPPYDRGEITGSSYWQRVAGTLSTTFDPRQTADLIEADLFSWSEVDDAMVELLEDLTAAGRPIALLSNIPEDLAAHYERQHSWLQLFRIRAFSCRIGHTKPDPAAYLWCTDSLARTPDQILFVDDRQENVAAAEAIGMHGHLFRGSVALREALRQ from the coding sequence GTGACCATCCCGCAAGTAGTGCTCTTCGACCTGTTCGGCGTAATCGCCCGCGACCAATCCGAAGCAGGCAAACACCGACTCCTCGAAGCCGCCGGGCGGGTACACCCCTCCGAGTTCTGGCCCACCTACTGGGCCCACCGCCCGCCCTACGATCGTGGCGAAATCACCGGCTCCTCCTACTGGCAACGCGTCGCCGGCACCCTGAGCACCACCTTCGATCCCCGCCAGACCGCCGACCTCATCGAAGCCGACCTCTTCAGTTGGAGCGAAGTCGACGATGCCATGGTCGAGTTGCTTGAAGACCTCACCGCCGCCGGTCGCCCCATCGCCCTGCTCTCGAACATCCCCGAAGATCTAGCGGCACACTACGAACGACAGCACAGCTGGCTCCAACTCTTCCGAATCCGCGCCTTCTCCTGCCGAATCGGCCACACCAAACCCGATCCGGCGGCCTATCTTTGGTGCACAGACTCCCTCGCCCGCACCCCGGACCAAATCCTCTTCGTCGACGATCGCCAGGAAAACGTCGCGGCCGCCGAGGCGATCGGCATGCACGGGCACCTTTTCCGGGGTTCGGTCGCGCTTCGCGAGGCCTTGCGGCAATGA
- a CDS encoding DeoR/GlpR family DNA-binding transcription regulator, with amino-acid sequence MASADRLRQITEAVREAGRLGVADLAEITGASEMTVRRDLEALAEQGVLERFRGGARSLLLRGEEPPFGLRVREGIESKRRIAAEVAALISDGESVVLDSGTTCLEVARALTDRRLTVMPLSLHAVNALTGASQVTLLVPGGQPRPAELALTGPLTEASLAALRFDTAVLGCCGLSAGDGMTAHDLGDAAVKRAAIASARRVIAVAEGAKFSRTALAFVAPATALHAVVTDEDAPEAATEALAAAGVTVRKV; translated from the coding sequence ATGGCGAGCGCAGACCGACTCAGGCAGATCACCGAAGCCGTCCGCGAGGCGGGTCGATTGGGCGTCGCGGACCTAGCCGAAATCACCGGCGCCTCGGAGATGACCGTTCGCCGCGACCTGGAGGCACTGGCCGAGCAGGGCGTCCTCGAACGCTTTCGCGGCGGCGCCCGCAGCCTGCTGTTGCGCGGCGAGGAACCACCTTTCGGCCTCCGCGTCCGCGAAGGCATCGAGTCGAAACGACGGATCGCCGCCGAAGTCGCCGCGCTGATCTCCGACGGTGAGTCCGTCGTTCTGGACAGCGGCACCACCTGCCTGGAAGTAGCCCGCGCGCTCACCGACCGCCGACTCACCGTCATGCCGCTGTCCCTGCACGCCGTAAACGCGCTGACCGGGGCTTCCCAGGTAACGCTGCTGGTTCCCGGAGGCCAGCCGCGCCCCGCCGAACTCGCCTTGACCGGCCCACTGACCGAGGCGTCACTGGCCGCTCTACGCTTCGACACCGCCGTGCTCGGATGCTGCGGACTTTCCGCGGGCGACGGGATGACCGCCCACGACCTGGGTGACGCCGCGGTCAAGCGTGCGGCCATCGCTTCGGCCCGCCGCGTCATCGCGGTCGCCGAGGGCGCCAAGTTCTCGCGAACCGCCTTGGCTTTCGTCGCCCCCGCCACCGCGCTGCACGCTGTCGTCACGGACGAGGACGCACCGGAGGCAGCGACGGAAGCCCTTGCCGCAGCTGGTGTCACGGTACGGAAGGTGTGA
- a CDS encoding MFS transporter, whose protein sequence is MLRDTAARSATFAYFGLNGFLMGMWIVHIPAVTHQAGVSHAVLGYLLLMLGAGAFAGMQVIGPLTDRFGARTVVPVSAALFSASLILPGLATDAWTLGAALLLLGCGNGALDVSMNVHAVQVERAYGRPDMSAFHAAFSIGGVLAALVGAVTLSLEWSPAFSLGLAAIFGLVVSVAAAPVLLEPEPKTATDTETAAAPTPRRIWILAALALMLMLCEGVANDWSALHLRDVLDAAPATAAFAYGAFATAMTIGRFLADRFSARFGAMAILRYGAAVAGIGLATAALSPWIPLALIGWTIAGIGLSGCVPQLFSAAGHFDRAAAGANVARVAGIGYLGVLAGPAIIGPMTHFVPLNTVLLLPVAFCVIAAGTAGVLRETKEVQSVGNR, encoded by the coding sequence ATGCTTCGAGACACGGCCGCTCGGTCGGCCACCTTCGCGTACTTCGGGCTCAACGGCTTCCTCATGGGGATGTGGATCGTGCACATTCCGGCGGTTACGCACCAGGCCGGGGTCAGTCATGCCGTGCTCGGGTATTTACTGCTGATGCTCGGCGCGGGCGCCTTTGCCGGGATGCAGGTGATCGGTCCGCTGACCGACCGGTTCGGGGCGCGCACAGTCGTTCCGGTCAGCGCGGCATTATTCAGCGCGTCCCTGATCCTGCCCGGACTGGCAACCGACGCTTGGACTTTGGGCGCGGCTCTGCTGTTGCTCGGCTGCGGCAACGGCGCGTTGGATGTCAGCATGAATGTGCATGCCGTGCAGGTGGAACGGGCTTATGGCCGGCCGGACATGTCCGCGTTCCACGCGGCCTTTTCCATCGGTGGTGTTCTGGCCGCGCTGGTCGGCGCGGTGACGCTGAGCCTGGAGTGGAGTCCGGCGTTCAGTCTCGGCCTGGCGGCGATCTTCGGGCTGGTGGTGTCGGTTGCGGCCGCTCCCGTGCTGCTCGAGCCGGAACCGAAGACGGCGACCGACACCGAGACGGCTGCCGCGCCCACTCCGCGCCGCATCTGGATCCTGGCGGCGCTCGCCTTGATGCTCATGCTGTGTGAAGGCGTCGCGAACGATTGGAGTGCGCTGCATCTGCGGGACGTTCTGGACGCCGCACCCGCCACCGCCGCCTTCGCCTACGGCGCGTTCGCGACGGCGATGACCATCGGACGCTTCCTCGCGGATCGGTTCTCCGCAAGGTTCGGGGCGATGGCGATCCTGCGCTACGGCGCGGCGGTGGCCGGGATCGGGCTGGCGACGGCGGCGCTGTCGCCGTGGATTCCGCTGGCGCTGATCGGCTGGACGATCGCGGGGATCGGCCTCTCCGGTTGCGTGCCCCAGTTGTTCAGCGCGGCAGGACATTTCGACCGCGCCGCCGCCGGAGCCAACGTTGCCCGGGTCGCCGGGATCGGCTATCTGGGGGTGCTGGCGGGTCCCGCCATCATCGGGCCCATGACGCACTTCGTGCCGTTGAACACCGTACTTCTGCTACCGGTGGCGTTCTGTGTGATCGCCGCGGGCACGGCAGGCGTGCTGCGGGAAACGAAGGAGGTTCAGTCGGTAGGGAATCGGTAG